In the genome of Bacteroidota bacterium, one region contains:
- a CDS encoding serine/threonine-protein phosphatase, with protein MQLRKLYRTIENIGSQPFSSTEELLRRVLEEVVRNEEIKIKGGRAWKFNPKSGAYLLLQQVGEMEPIEPNYQVKVKDYPVFQQLS; from the coding sequence ATGCAGTTGCGTAAGTTATACCGTACGATCGAGAACATCGGTTCTCAGCCCTTCAGCAGTACGGAAGAGCTTCTTCGGCGCGTCCTCGAAGAAGTGGTGCGGAACGAAGAGATTAAGATCAAGGGAGGCCGGGCCTGGAAGTTCAACCCCAAGTCCGGCGCCTACCTGCTCCTCCAGCAGGTGGGAGAGATGGAACCGATAGAGCCCAACTATCAGGTGAAAGTCAAGGATTACCCCGTTTTTCAGCAGTTGTCG